The following are encoded in a window of Echeneis naucrates chromosome 19, fEcheNa1.1, whole genome shotgun sequence genomic DNA:
- the ndufaf8 gene encoding NADH dehydrogenase [ubiquinone] 1 alpha subcomplex assembly factor 8 isoform X2: MSGPNVWSRSREKLRQFPEVFAQCAGEAAAYGKCVTATTKGRQELHKDLCVKEFEALKTCFTNAAKKRAK; encoded by the exons ATGTCTGGGCCCAACGTGTGGAGCCGCAGCCGGGAGAAACTAAGACAATTTCCCGAAGTGTTCGCTCAGTGTGCAGGAGAG GCAGCAGCATATGGGAAGTGTGTCACAGCTACCACAAAAGGCAGACAGGAGCTGCACAAAGACTTATGTGTGAAGGAATTTGAAGCACTGAAGACCTGCTTTACTAACGCA GCCAAGAAAAGAGCCAAATAA
- the tepsin gene encoding AP-4 complex accessory subunit Tepsin isoform X1 has product MATFMDRLAFLQKVPTLMKATADDDRPCPGYLFQEIGKISHESLGCGQCLLEYLLERLQVESCHVKLKVLKIFVHLCGHGSNYFLTELRRNSTFIQQASVYSGPPDPIHGTALYQKVRNTAQEVARLLFTDTISNKSIISPLNMAPPTMGMGSATSHRSGMQGFGYSPGKKGTAGSDSILDKIQKAAEVVASAVLPPTEHQGIRLHENHYRAVVAPSAPIEVAVPACAYNLPAHRPKAVTQWCPGQVGGGWEETDSGNSSSHNSSQDIAANSRMSVGSKSAGTGSQSGASRESSGDLSERVEALQLGDCGQEVALISGLTEGSRVFLSREESQHFIKECAILNCEVVMELLSSKLQDPSHTVKMRALCAVACLMTSDLLSLERMYGATQRRLHQLSEGAPGPVVNKATKILRQFEALMGGPLNATRQDTAHSNRLPTTIPAATSTYSDPSIPTQSADHTNLVHYQPGTSPLGVTQLPNHKSTSPSSLALAQRDSPLEPLNNNDEGKHVVIQPEPNRTAVVKRAAKDPELTRKRESSPPCEQPRQHRLSLFSGMELVTKGRLLCNREEEISQTQTKLMADDLKENPDVHNSDNPVDSTSTPPGTSKTSENASSDSSPPVSAFSFLKF; this is encoded by the exons ATGGCAACATTCATGGACCGACTGGCTTTTCTTCAGAAA GTGCCCACTCTGATGAAGGCTACAGCAGATGATGACCGCCCCTGTCCCGGCTACCTTTTCCAGGAGATTGGAA AAATCTCCCATGAGTCTTTAGGTTGTGGTCAGTGTTTGTTGGAGTACCTTTTGGAGAGACTGCAAGTTGAGTCCTGTCATGTAAAACTCAAG gTGCTGAAGATCTTTGTCCATCTCTGCGGCCATGGATCAAACTATTTCCTCACAGAACTTAGAAGGAACTCCACCTTCATCCAGCAAGCATCAG TTTATAGTGGGCCACCTGATCCCATTCATGGCACAGCATTATACCAGAAAGTGAGGAATACAGCACAG gAAGTGGCCAGGTTGCTCTTCACGGACACAATTTCCAACAAAAGCATCATCTCCCCTCTCAACATGGCCCCCCCAACAATGG GTATGGGCTCAGCAACTTCCCACAGATCAGGCATGCAGGGATTTGGATACAGTCCAGGCAAGAAAGGGACAG CAGGCAGCGATTCAATACTGGATAAGATCCAGAAAGCTGCAGAGGTAGTAGCCAGTGCTGTCCTTCCGCCAACTGAACACCAGGGCATCCGTCTCCACGAAAACCATTACAGGGCTGTGGTTGCGCCGTCAGCACCCATTGAGGTGGCCGTGCCAGCTTGTGCCTATAACCTGCCTGCTCACAGACCAAAAG CAGTGACCCAGTGGTGCCCAGGTCAGGTAGGAGGTGGCTgggaagagacagacagtggcAACAGCTCCTCTCACAACTCTTCTCAGGACATTGCAGCCAACAGCAGGATGTCTGTGGGCAGCAAGTCAGCTGGTACTGGAAGTCAATCTGGGGCCAGTAGAGAGAGCAGTGGGGACCTGTCAGAACG GGTTGAAGCATTGCAGTTGGGGGACTGTGGCCAGGAGGTGGCACTGATCAGTGGACTAACTGAGGGCTCCAGAGTTTTCCTGTCCAGAGAAGAGAGCCAGCACTTCATCAAAGA GTGTGCCATTCTTAACTGTGAGGTTGTGATGGAGTTGCTGTCGAGCAAACTTCAGGATCCGTCGCACACTGTTAAGATG CGGGCACTGTGTGCTGTTGCATGCCTCATGACCTCTGATCTGCTTTCTCTTGAACGAATGTACGGAGCTACACAGAGAAGACTTCATCAGCTGAGCGAGGGGGCCCCAGGACCTGTGGTGAACAAAGCCACCAAG ATTTTGCGTCAGTTTGAAGCTCTGATGGGTGGACCTTTGAATGCCACCCGACAGGATACAGCGCACAGTAACCGCCTGCCAACAACTATTCCGGCTGCCACATCTACATACTCAGACCCTTCAATACCAACCCAGTCTGCTGACCACACCAACCTTGTACATTATCAGCCTGGCACTTCACCCTTGGGTGTCACCCAACTACCAAATCACAAATCAACTTCCCCTTCTAGTCTGGCCTTGGCCCAGAGAGACTCACCATTGGAGCCATTGAATAACAATGATGAGGGGAAACATGTTGTCATTCAACCAGAGCCAAACAGGACTGCTGTAGTTAAACGAGCTGCTAAAGATCCAGAGCTGACCAGAAAAAGAGAGTCCTCTCCTCCCTGTGAGCAGCCCCGTCAGCACAGACTGTCTCTGTTCAGCGGCATGGAGCTGGTGACCAAGGGAAGGTTGTTATGCAACAGGGAAGAAGAAATATCCCAAACACAAACCAAGCTAATGGCTGATGATTTGAAAGAGAATCCAGATGTGCATAACTCTGACAATCCAGTTGATTCAACTTCAACTCCCCCTGGCACCAGTAAAACCAGTGAGAACGCTTCTTCAGATAGCAGCCCACCAGTGTCAGCCTTCTCGTTTCTCAAATTTTGA
- the ndufaf8 gene encoding NADH dehydrogenase [ubiquinone] 1 alpha subcomplex assembly factor 8 isoform X1 — protein MSGPNVWSRSREKLRQFPEVFAQCAGEAAAYGKCVTATTKGRQELHKDLCVKEFEALKTCFTNAVSHIHDTPYALVI, from the exons ATGTCTGGGCCCAACGTGTGGAGCCGCAGCCGGGAGAAACTAAGACAATTTCCCGAAGTGTTCGCTCAGTGTGCAGGAGAG GCAGCAGCATATGGGAAGTGTGTCACAGCTACCACAAAAGGCAGACAGGAGCTGCACAAAGACTTATGTGTGAAGGAATTTGAAGCACTGAAGACCTGCTTTACTAACGCAGTGAGTCACATACATGATACTCCTTACGCTCTTGTGATATAG
- the si:dkey-21c1.1 gene encoding protein FAM104A, translated as MLTDNRKRHRSCDSEEDQQLSPQAKRSGGGPSLLVSDLDSESSNSDSSNGINSPERAIVVTTRPCIHSQNNCISQYSLSPKPEDSASSLQHGFHGNGSTVSYDYINRVLREAHFSSLQTRGRPGST; from the exons ATGCTGACTGACAACAG GAAGCGGCATCGTAGTTGTGACAGTGAGGAGGACCAACAACTGAGTCCTCAGGCCAAAAGGTCAGGAGGGGGTCCCAGCCTGCTTGTGTCAGATTTGGACTCAGAG TCTTCCAACAGTGACAGCAGTAATGGAATCAATAGTCCAGAGAGAGCAATAGTGGTCACTACCAGGCCATGCATACACAGTCAGAACAACTGCATCAGCCAGTACTCCCTCAGCCCAAAGCCTGAAGACTCTGCCAGCTCCTTGCAGCATGGTTTCCATGGCAACGGCAGCACTGTCTCCTATGACTACATCAACAGAGTCCTGAGGGAGGCGCACTTCAGCAGTCTGCAGACGAGAGGGCGTCCAGGCTCGACATGA
- the tepsin gene encoding AP-4 complex accessory subunit Tepsin isoform X2, with the protein MATFMDRLAFLQKVPTLMKATADDDRPCPGYLFQEIGKISHESLGCGQCLLEYLLERLQVESCHVKLKVLKIFVHLCGHGSNYFLTELRRNSTFIQQASVYSGPPDPIHGTALYQKVRNTAQEVARLLFTDTISNKSIISPLNMAPPTMGMGSATSHRSGMQGFGYSPGKKGTGSDSILDKIQKAAEVVASAVLPPTEHQGIRLHENHYRAVVAPSAPIEVAVPACAYNLPAHRPKAVTQWCPGQVGGGWEETDSGNSSSHNSSQDIAANSRMSVGSKSAGTGSQSGASRESSGDLSERVEALQLGDCGQEVALISGLTEGSRVFLSREESQHFIKECAILNCEVVMELLSSKLQDPSHTVKMRALCAVACLMTSDLLSLERMYGATQRRLHQLSEGAPGPVVNKATKILRQFEALMGGPLNATRQDTAHSNRLPTTIPAATSTYSDPSIPTQSADHTNLVHYQPGTSPLGVTQLPNHKSTSPSSLALAQRDSPLEPLNNNDEGKHVVIQPEPNRTAVVKRAAKDPELTRKRESSPPCEQPRQHRLSLFSGMELVTKGRLLCNREEEISQTQTKLMADDLKENPDVHNSDNPVDSTSTPPGTSKTSENASSDSSPPVSAFSFLKF; encoded by the exons ATGGCAACATTCATGGACCGACTGGCTTTTCTTCAGAAA GTGCCCACTCTGATGAAGGCTACAGCAGATGATGACCGCCCCTGTCCCGGCTACCTTTTCCAGGAGATTGGAA AAATCTCCCATGAGTCTTTAGGTTGTGGTCAGTGTTTGTTGGAGTACCTTTTGGAGAGACTGCAAGTTGAGTCCTGTCATGTAAAACTCAAG gTGCTGAAGATCTTTGTCCATCTCTGCGGCCATGGATCAAACTATTTCCTCACAGAACTTAGAAGGAACTCCACCTTCATCCAGCAAGCATCAG TTTATAGTGGGCCACCTGATCCCATTCATGGCACAGCATTATACCAGAAAGTGAGGAATACAGCACAG gAAGTGGCCAGGTTGCTCTTCACGGACACAATTTCCAACAAAAGCATCATCTCCCCTCTCAACATGGCCCCCCCAACAATGG GTATGGGCTCAGCAACTTCCCACAGATCAGGCATGCAGGGATTTGGATACAGTCCAGGCAAGAAAGGGACAG GCAGCGATTCAATACTGGATAAGATCCAGAAAGCTGCAGAGGTAGTAGCCAGTGCTGTCCTTCCGCCAACTGAACACCAGGGCATCCGTCTCCACGAAAACCATTACAGGGCTGTGGTTGCGCCGTCAGCACCCATTGAGGTGGCCGTGCCAGCTTGTGCCTATAACCTGCCTGCTCACAGACCAAAAG CAGTGACCCAGTGGTGCCCAGGTCAGGTAGGAGGTGGCTgggaagagacagacagtggcAACAGCTCCTCTCACAACTCTTCTCAGGACATTGCAGCCAACAGCAGGATGTCTGTGGGCAGCAAGTCAGCTGGTACTGGAAGTCAATCTGGGGCCAGTAGAGAGAGCAGTGGGGACCTGTCAGAACG GGTTGAAGCATTGCAGTTGGGGGACTGTGGCCAGGAGGTGGCACTGATCAGTGGACTAACTGAGGGCTCCAGAGTTTTCCTGTCCAGAGAAGAGAGCCAGCACTTCATCAAAGA GTGTGCCATTCTTAACTGTGAGGTTGTGATGGAGTTGCTGTCGAGCAAACTTCAGGATCCGTCGCACACTGTTAAGATG CGGGCACTGTGTGCTGTTGCATGCCTCATGACCTCTGATCTGCTTTCTCTTGAACGAATGTACGGAGCTACACAGAGAAGACTTCATCAGCTGAGCGAGGGGGCCCCAGGACCTGTGGTGAACAAAGCCACCAAG ATTTTGCGTCAGTTTGAAGCTCTGATGGGTGGACCTTTGAATGCCACCCGACAGGATACAGCGCACAGTAACCGCCTGCCAACAACTATTCCGGCTGCCACATCTACATACTCAGACCCTTCAATACCAACCCAGTCTGCTGACCACACCAACCTTGTACATTATCAGCCTGGCACTTCACCCTTGGGTGTCACCCAACTACCAAATCACAAATCAACTTCCCCTTCTAGTCTGGCCTTGGCCCAGAGAGACTCACCATTGGAGCCATTGAATAACAATGATGAGGGGAAACATGTTGTCATTCAACCAGAGCCAAACAGGACTGCTGTAGTTAAACGAGCTGCTAAAGATCCAGAGCTGACCAGAAAAAGAGAGTCCTCTCCTCCCTGTGAGCAGCCCCGTCAGCACAGACTGTCTCTGTTCAGCGGCATGGAGCTGGTGACCAAGGGAAGGTTGTTATGCAACAGGGAAGAAGAAATATCCCAAACACAAACCAAGCTAATGGCTGATGATTTGAAAGAGAATCCAGATGTGCATAACTCTGACAATCCAGTTGATTCAACTTCAACTCCCCCTGGCACCAGTAAAACCAGTGAGAACGCTTCTTCAGATAGCAGCCCACCAGTGTCAGCCTTCTCGTTTCTCAAATTTTGA
- the amz2 gene encoding LOW QUALITY PROTEIN: archaemetzincin-2 (The sequence of the model RefSeq protein was modified relative to this genomic sequence to represent the inferred CDS: inserted 4 bases in 2 codons; substituted 2 bases at 2 genomic stop codons) codes for MKVIEHSPETLRTALVSGHQHLVKLYSQYTKEERTLPEEGLHPGKPGSLFQPITVHSESDWIVAHPEEHQDFESFYMDPXTGSASHNTIYIQIIEIGVFSFARYDDNFYNSKYAGRLKEXFHPKHWDYSVFEGYYTPPISSTLLLRSCQTMTHEIGRMXIMHXQWISCVMQGSNHLEESDQPLDFCPICLRKLRVSGKKALLHWMEKDQRQTSRPEGVLAQSAPCFLKPTEALFSSKVWLCGCLDTSILYSELAFL; via the exons ATGAAGGTCATTGAGCACTCTCCAGAGACACTGAGAACAGCTTTGGTATCAGGTCATCAGCACTTGGTTAAACTGTACAGCCAGTacacaaaagaagaaaggacTCTCCCGGAGGAAGGACTCCATCCTGGGAAGCCAGGATCTCTTTTCCAACCAATCACAGTTCATTCTGAGTCGGACTGGATTGTTGCTCACCCTGAGGAGCATCAAGACTTTGAGAGCTTCTACATGGACCC AACTGGAAGTGCAAGTCACAACACTATTTATATTCAAATCAtag AAATTGGTGTTTTTAGCTTTGCCAGGTATGATGACAACTTCTACAACAGCAAATATGCAGGGAGGCTGAAGGAATAGTTCCATCCAAAGCATTGGGATTACTCTGTTTTTGAAGGATATTACACTCCCCCCATCTCCAGCACTCTACTGCTTCGATCATGCCAG ACAATGACACATGAGATTGGGCGTAT AATAATGCATTGACAGTGGATAAGCTGTGTCATGCAGGGCTCCAACCATCTAGAGGAGTCTGATCAGCCTCTGGATTTCTGTCCCATCTGCCTTCGCAAACTACGGGTTTCaggtaaaaag GCCTTATTGCACTGGATGGAGAAGGATCAGAGACAAACGTCCAGACCAGAGGGGGTCCTTGCTCAGTCTGCACCCTGTTTTCTCAAACCCACTGAAGCCCTTTTTTCATCCAAAGTTTGGCTCTGTGGGTGTCTGGACACATCTATACTATATTCTGAGTTGGCGTTTCTATAG
- the LOC115060266 gene encoding monocarboxylate transporter 7-like codes for MTLCGTKEARFWGPNVYPEAPDGGWGWVVAVAFFLVEVFTYGTIKSFGIFLQDLMAEYGETNSRVSWTVSICVFVMTFNGPLSSVMTSRFGFQLVVMMGGLLISLGTIVTGFTTSINQMYISYGLVAGMGYCLTFLPTVTILSKYFTNRRSLVTAVASTGESLSMFALAPAFSALKNHIGWRHTMIVIGALQSIIIICGALLRPVIIQPKASHKTGADTQSQRELEVVSTEESVEDISPEHSVLPKSPQAPNASSSLDSELPRSSVSTGDSGIQSLKNTNGSSPKEKTLLHKEESSDAEEKENTETEKWNKDEENVLGDENLSANNSKLLDFSILRECSFILYSLFGLFATLGFFAPQLYIIELSVSRGVARDRATYMLSIMAVAELLGRFSIGWILTRKRLRTKKLLVLLACVIIMTADLVGFTLVTEFYGLAVCCALYGFFMGTLACTHIPMLAEDDVVGIERMSSAAGVYVFIQSFAGLGGSPLGGLLVDVTQNYGSAFYSCAAGMALSALFLGLVKPAKRGLLCRKRNLKQLEELPEKIADLETNREEHIQDKPDTPPDYAEADVSLDCNHVRVTEHVKDVIRFA; via the exons ATGACACTGTGTGGAACCAAAGAAGCCCGTTTCTGGGGGCCCAACGTGTACCCAGAGGCTCCTGATGGTGGCTGGGGTTGGGTGGTGGCAGTGGCCTTCTTTTTGGTTGAGGTTTTCACTTATGGCACCATCAAGAGCTTTGGCATTTTCCTCCAGGATCTGATGGCGGAATATGGAGAGACTAACAGTCGAGTCTCTTGGACTgtttccatctgtgtgtttgttatgaCTTTCAATG GCCCTCTTTCCTCTGTGATGACGAGCCGCTTTGGGTTCCAGCTTGTCGTAATGATGGGAGGATTACTTATTTCTTTGGGTACTATTGTCACAGGCTTCACCACCTCCATCAATCAAATGTATATAAGCTATGGATTAGTTGCAG GTATGGGATATTGTCTGACCTTCCTGCCCACTGTGACCATCCTGTCCAAATACTTCACAAATCGACGGTCTTTGGTCACAGCTGTAGCTTCCACGGGAGAGTCGTTGTCCATGTTTGCACTGGCACCAG CCTTTTCTGCACTGAAGAACCATATTGGCTGGCGACATACCATGATAGTGATTGGAGCGTTGCAAAGCATCATTATCATCTGTGGTGCTCTGCTCCGGCCAGTCATTATACAACCCAAAGCATCCCACAAGACGGGGGCTGACACGCAGTCCCAAAGAGAACTGGAAGTTGTCAGTACAGAGGAGAGTGTGGAGGATATAAGCCCAGAGCACTCTGTGTTACCCAAAAGCCCGCAGGCACCAAATGCCTCTTCCAGTCTGGACAGTGAGCTACCCAGAAGCTCTGTGAGCACTGGAGACTCGGGTATCCAGTCTCTGAAGAACACAAATGGCAGCAGCCCAAAAGAGAAAACTTTGCTCCACAAAGAAGAAAGTTCAgatgcagaggagaaagaaaacacagaaactgaaaaatggaATAAAGATGAGGAAAATGTGTTGGGTGATGAAAATCTATCTGCAAACAATTCAAAGCTTTTAGACTTCTCCATCCTCAGAGAGTGCAGCTTCATTTTATATTCCCTGTTTGGGCTGTTTGCCACACTTGGCTTCTTTGCCCCTCAACTTTACATAATTGAGCTGAGTGTGAGTCGAGGCGTGGCGCGAGACCGGGCCACCTACATGCTCTCCATCATGGCTGTGGCTGAACTCTTAGGACGATTCTCCATCGGATGGATCCTCACACGTAAGAGGTTAAGGAccaagaagctgcttgttcttcTGGCATGTGTAATCATCATGACTGCAGATCTGGTTGGATTTACTTTGGTTACCGAGTTCTACGGCCTGGCTGTGTGCTGTGCTTTGTATGGCTTCTTTATGGGGACATTAGCATGCACACATATCCCCATGCTGGCTGAGGATGATGTGGTGGGGATAGAAAGGATGTCTTCAGCTGCTGGTGTTTACGTGTTCATACAGAGCTTTGCAGGGCTGGGTGGATCCCCACTTGGAG GATTGTTGGTGGATGTGACTCAGAATTATGGGTCAGCCTTTTACTCGTGTGCAGCAGGCATGGCACTGAGTGCCTTGTTCCTTGGTTTGGTAAAACCTGCGAAGAGAGGATTACTATGTAGGAAGAGAAACTTGAAACAATTAGAGGAATTACCTGAAAAGATTGCTGACttggagacaaacagagaagagCATATACAGGACAAACCTGACACACCTCCAGATTATGCTGAGGCAGATGTCAGTTTAGATTGCAACCATGTAAGAGTAACAGAACATGTCAAGGATGTTATACGTTTTGCTTGA